In Desulfatiglans anilini DSM 4660, the following proteins share a genomic window:
- a CDS encoding Zn-ribbon domain-containing OB-fold protein → MRDTVKPVLEGVLEKGPPARLLGGYCPRCERKFFPEPFVCPTCQGAVERVPLSDKGTLYSFALVRTKAPFGLPQPYAVGYVDLQADGLRIISLLDPERLEDLAIGMPMGLRVAPLGLGADHEPCLRYYFTPEASKEKA, encoded by the coding sequence ATGCGTGACACAGTGAAACCGGTTCTGGAAGGCGTCCTGGAAAAGGGCCCGCCGGCGCGGCTCCTGGGCGGATATTGCCCTCGCTGCGAGCGGAAGTTTTTCCCCGAGCCCTTCGTCTGCCCGACGTGCCAGGGGGCTGTAGAAAGGGTCCCGCTCTCGGACAAGGGCACCCTGTACTCCTTTGCGCTGGTGCGGACCAAGGCCCCCTTCGGGCTGCCTCAGCCATATGCCGTAGGCTATGTCGACCTGCAGGCCGACGGCTTGCGCATCATCAGTCTCCTCGACCCGGAAAGGCTCGAGGATCTGGCGATCGGGATGCCCATGGGATTGCGGGTGGCCCCGTTGGGCCTGGGGGCCGACCATGAGCCGTGCCTGCGCTACTATTTTACGCCTGAAGCATCCAAGGAGAAGGCATGA
- a CDS encoding hydantoinase B/oxoprolinase family protein, which translates to MMKVNTYGRDYEVVQRLRPEPITPDEARAMEKLDPVELEIFSHKVNMIALEGKETTQKLGASAGMRWGDVAFGIYTAQGDLAVCATGIFFHAALGQIPIKYIVKHWLNEPSVQVKEGDSFFFNDPFYCGVHGGDMGVAVPIFYQGRLVCFTGAVVHTGENGSTEPGGSPTTSRSRYDEGFLVPPLKIGENYTLREDLLNMFANAGRDPRTFILDLKARLAACRIAQRRILDVLEKKGVDLFIGGLRKILADTAEAARKKVAELPDGMFRHQVFMDCAGEDSSLIKLNLELEKRGETMRLNLRDSSPTIPDKPLNTYFQGVIGLAMVYLCGWFLHNLPANNALLDILEWEFPENSLVNASGETPTGVAPFIQTAFSQSFFHVGAKLIYSQDRLHAVAPWYTGFGFALYGGFNQWGEPMADISAEMNGTGCGARPDMDGVDVAGSFFATMSDCSDVETTEADRPFVYLFRNFFQNHGMGRYRGGNGLGYGLVVHKVPLVFMGSLGFGSKFPSCTGLFGGYAAATPAVHSIRKPGLDRLWAESSPAIPSSLLELEKGQSLGGLHEMHQVVTSFRPYEEGDVFLIAAGGGAGYGDVLERNPEAVAADVKAGITTAWQAKNVYKVVYDETTFRVDQAATSALREKALAERLQLGQDYETFEKEWLTRRPPAGILKYYGHYPNPSQAAAA; encoded by the coding sequence ATGATGAAAGTGAACACCTACGGCAGAGACTATGAGGTCGTGCAGCGGCTGCGGCCGGAGCCGATCACGCCTGATGAAGCCCGGGCCATGGAGAAGCTGGACCCGGTCGAGCTCGAGATTTTCAGCCACAAGGTCAACATGATCGCCCTCGAGGGGAAGGAGACCACCCAGAAGCTGGGCGCGAGCGCCGGCATGCGCTGGGGGGATGTGGCCTTCGGGATCTACACCGCGCAGGGGGATCTGGCGGTCTGCGCAACCGGCATCTTTTTCCACGCCGCCCTCGGGCAGATCCCGATCAAGTACATCGTGAAGCACTGGCTCAATGAGCCATCGGTGCAGGTCAAGGAGGGCGATTCCTTCTTCTTCAACGACCCGTTTTACTGCGGTGTCCACGGCGGAGACATGGGCGTCGCCGTGCCCATCTTCTACCAGGGCAGGCTCGTCTGCTTCACCGGGGCGGTCGTCCACACGGGGGAGAACGGCTCCACAGAACCCGGAGGCTCCCCGACCACGTCGCGTTCACGTTATGACGAAGGCTTCCTCGTCCCGCCGCTGAAGATCGGCGAGAACTACACCCTGCGGGAAGACCTGTTGAACATGTTCGCCAACGCAGGCAGGGACCCGCGCACGTTCATCCTGGACCTCAAGGCGCGGCTGGCCGCCTGCCGGATCGCGCAGCGCCGGATCCTGGATGTCCTCGAGAAAAAGGGCGTGGATCTCTTTATCGGCGGTCTCCGAAAGATTCTGGCGGACACGGCGGAGGCGGCCAGGAAGAAGGTGGCCGAACTCCCCGACGGCATGTTTCGCCACCAAGTCTTCATGGACTGTGCGGGGGAGGATTCGAGCCTCATCAAACTGAACCTCGAGCTGGAAAAGCGGGGCGAGACCATGAGGCTGAACCTCAGGGACAGCTCCCCGACGATCCCCGACAAGCCCCTGAACACCTACTTTCAGGGGGTGATCGGTCTGGCGATGGTCTATCTGTGCGGGTGGTTCCTGCACAACCTGCCGGCGAACAACGCGCTGCTCGACATCCTGGAGTGGGAGTTCCCGGAGAACAGCCTGGTGAACGCCTCGGGTGAGACGCCCACCGGCGTGGCGCCGTTCATCCAGACGGCGTTTTCCCAGTCGTTTTTCCACGTCGGCGCGAAGCTCATTTACAGCCAGGACCGCCTGCACGCCGTCGCCCCGTGGTACACGGGCTTCGGCTTTGCGCTCTATGGCGGCTTCAACCAGTGGGGCGAGCCCATGGCCGACATCTCCGCCGAGATGAACGGGACCGGCTGCGGTGCGCGCCCGGATATGGACGGCGTGGACGTGGCCGGGTCCTTTTTCGCGACGATGAGCGACTGCAGCGATGTGGAGACGACCGAGGCGGACAGGCCGTTCGTCTACCTCTTCCGAAACTTCTTTCAGAACCACGGCATGGGCAGATACCGGGGCGGAAACGGCCTGGGATACGGCCTCGTCGTGCACAAGGTCCCGCTCGTGTTCATGGGCTCCCTCGGCTTCGGATCGAAATTCCCCTCCTGCACCGGCCTGTTCGGCGGCTATGCCGCCGCGACCCCGGCGGTGCACTCCATCCGGAAGCCGGGACTGGATCGGCTGTGGGCCGAAAGCAGCCCGGCCATCCCTTCGAGCCTTCTGGAACTCGAGAAGGGGCAGAGCCTTGGAGGCCTCCACGAGATGCACCAGGTCGTCACCTCCTTCAGACCCTATGAAGAGGGCGATGTTTTCCTGATTGCGGCGGGCGGCGGGGCCGGCTACGGCGATGTGCTCGAAAGGAATCCCGAAGCGGTCGCGGCGGATGTCAAGGCGGGCATTACGACCGCCTGGCAGGCGAAGAACGTCTACAAGGTCGTTTACGACGAGACGACCTTCCGCGTCGATCAGGCCGCGACAAGCGCGCTTCGCGAGAAGGCGCTGGCCGAGAGGCTGCAGCTGGGGCAGGACTACGAGACGTTTGAGAAGGAATGGCTGACGAGGCGGCCGCCAGCCGGGATCTTGAAGTACTATGGCCATTACCCCAATCCCTCGCAGGCGGCTGCGGCTTAG
- a CDS encoding hydantoinase/oxoprolinase family protein, with the protein MSYTVEVDIGGTFTDFFAEQDGGRFAITKSPTTHYDLSVGFMRGLRELAKDFNLPLKKFMNGCESIRYCTTLGTNALIERTGPKLGLITTAGFEDTIAIGRGRSWADGLFGHETKNLARIQKPEPLISRDMIVGLRERIDSFGNVIMPLKRDDVLENLQRLMENGAMGYVVSLMWSCYNPIHETMVKQIIEEEYPEDYLGSMPVFLSHTISPKMGEYTRFTTTIVNAYIHSVMGEELTRLIWELKDNGYSQPLALVQNVGGMKKVTRTRAILTYNAGPVAGLHGSRYIGGMYGMDNLIFTDMGGTSYDIGVVSDGQIKTYDFIPVIDRWRTNIPAIEVKSIGAGGGSIAWINTLFGDRLEVGPQSAGSMPGPACYDQGGSEPTVTDADLVLGYLNPDNYLGGKMQLKKELAEKAIGEKIADPLGIDVVEAAARIRRIIDAKMGQEVFNEVVLKGYDPREFVLLACGGAGPCHALDIAPYLEIKKVIMSPFSPVFGAFGASTVDVMQVFDRTRTIKLFQYATQSYTEDYEAFNGVVRELKDLALRDLKMEGSSEAEIQFVLELEMRYGMQYNYTKLESPHLEIGSLQDVKDICDAFGETYARTYSPEAAFPQGGIQVENFFLKASVSTRHLELSPAEGAGRKTPGAARKETRPVYFVDLGRFVETGIYVFEELMPGDVIPGPAVIEARETTGVINPGWRFTLDPYGQGLLEPAGDRPGEVVAEDPARKLS; encoded by the coding sequence ATGAGCTACACAGTCGAGGTGGATATCGGCGGAACCTTCACCGATTTTTTTGCGGAACAGGATGGCGGTCGTTTTGCGATCACAAAGTCGCCGACCACCCACTACGATCTTTCTGTCGGCTTCATGAGGGGCCTGCGGGAACTGGCAAAGGATTTCAACCTGCCCTTGAAGAAATTCATGAACGGCTGCGAATCGATCCGCTATTGCACGACCCTGGGGACCAACGCCCTGATCGAACGGACCGGGCCGAAACTCGGGCTGATCACGACGGCCGGGTTCGAGGACACCATTGCCATCGGGCGCGGCCGATCCTGGGCGGACGGATTGTTCGGTCATGAAACGAAGAACCTGGCCCGCATTCAGAAGCCGGAGCCCCTGATTTCACGGGATATGATCGTGGGCCTGCGCGAGCGGATCGACTCCTTCGGGAACGTGATCATGCCGTTGAAGAGGGACGACGTGCTCGAGAATTTGCAGCGCCTGATGGAAAACGGCGCGATGGGCTATGTCGTTAGCCTCATGTGGTCCTGTTACAACCCGATCCATGAGACGATGGTGAAGCAGATCATCGAAGAGGAATACCCGGAAGACTACCTCGGTTCGATGCCGGTCTTTCTCTCCCACACGATTTCCCCCAAGATGGGCGAGTACACCCGCTTCACGACGACGATCGTCAACGCCTACATCCACAGCGTCATGGGCGAGGAGTTGACGAGGCTCATCTGGGAGCTCAAGGACAACGGGTACAGTCAACCCCTGGCGCTCGTCCAGAACGTCGGGGGCATGAAGAAGGTGACCCGGACGCGTGCGATCCTCACCTACAACGCCGGCCCTGTGGCTGGTCTGCACGGCAGCCGGTACATCGGTGGGATGTACGGCATGGACAACCTCATCTTCACGGACATGGGGGGGACATCCTACGACATCGGGGTCGTGTCGGACGGCCAGATCAAGACCTACGATTTCATTCCCGTCATCGACCGCTGGCGCACGAACATCCCGGCGATCGAGGTCAAGTCGATCGGTGCGGGGGGAGGCTCCATCGCCTGGATCAACACCCTCTTCGGCGACAGGCTGGAGGTCGGCCCCCAGTCCGCCGGTTCGATGCCCGGTCCCGCCTGCTATGATCAGGGCGGCTCCGAGCCGACGGTGACCGATGCGGACCTCGTCCTCGGCTACCTCAACCCCGACAATTACCTGGGCGGAAAGATGCAGCTCAAGAAAGAACTGGCCGAAAAGGCGATCGGTGAAAAGATCGCCGACCCGCTCGGGATCGACGTGGTGGAGGCGGCGGCGAGGATCCGGCGCATCATCGACGCTAAGATGGGGCAGGAGGTCTTCAACGAGGTCGTCCTCAAAGGCTACGACCCGCGGGAGTTCGTGCTGCTGGCCTGCGGCGGGGCGGGCCCTTGCCATGCCCTCGACATCGCACCCTATCTCGAGATCAAGAAGGTCATCATGTCGCCGTTTTCCCCGGTTTTCGGGGCCTTCGGGGCGTCCACGGTCGATGTCATGCAGGTCTTCGACCGGACGCGGACGATCAAGCTCTTTCAATACGCGACCCAGTCCTACACGGAGGACTACGAGGCCTTCAACGGCGTCGTGCGGGAGCTGAAGGATCTGGCGCTTCGGGATTTGAAAATGGAGGGTTCATCGGAGGCGGAGATCCAGTTCGTGCTCGAATTGGAGATGCGCTACGGGATGCAGTACAACTACACCAAGCTGGAATCGCCCCACCTCGAGATCGGCTCCCTCCAGGATGTGAAGGACATCTGCGACGCCTTCGGGGAGACCTACGCCAGGACCTATTCGCCGGAGGCCGCCTTTCCGCAGGGCGGCATCCAGGTGGAGAATTTTTTCCTGAAGGCGAGCGTCTCCACCCGCCATCTCGAGCTGAGCCCTGCGGAGGGCGCCGGCAGGAAGACCCCCGGAGCCGCACGCAAGGAGACTCGCCCCGTCTATTTCGTCGACCTGGGGCGGTTCGTCGAAACGGGGATCTATGTCTTCGAGGAGCTCATGCCCGGGGACGTGATTCCCGGCCCCGCGGTGATCGAGGCCAGGGAGACGACGGGGGTCATCAATCCGGGTTGGCGATTCACCCTGGACCCCTATGGACAGGGGCTGTTGGAGCCGGCGGGAGACCGCCCGGGCGAGGTTGTCGCCGAAGATCCGGCCCGCAAGCTTTCTTGA
- a CDS encoding TetR/AcrR family transcriptional regulator — MTTKGRARKGGDAMPANTQDLLLKAAADLFYKKGYSGTSIREIGLKAGVSNSLLYHYFKNKEEILFQIISIASQELLSSLRGIEARVDDPAERLREMLLHHMITHGLRNKKTTKIVVEENYWLKGKRKAIVDEYQREIRAVYMKTLREMIAQNQMEDINLTVLGFSIFGMINWFFRWYKESGELKPEEIGDTIVKFIFNGISKK; from the coding sequence ATGACCACAAAAGGACGGGCCCGCAAAGGAGGGGATGCGATGCCGGCCAACACCCAGGATCTATTGCTCAAGGCGGCCGCAGACCTCTTCTACAAGAAGGGCTACTCCGGCACATCGATTCGCGAGATCGGACTCAAGGCAGGCGTCAGCAACTCCTTGCTGTATCATTATTTCAAGAACAAGGAAGAAATCCTGTTTCAGATCATCTCGATTGCATCTCAGGAATTGCTTTCCAGTCTGAGAGGCATCGAAGCCCGCGTCGATGATCCTGCGGAGCGGCTGCGTGAGATGCTTTTGCACCACATGATCACCCATGGGCTGCGAAACAAGAAGACGACGAAGATCGTCGTGGAAGAGAATTACTGGCTGAAAGGAAAAAGAAAGGCGATTGTCGACGAGTATCAGCGCGAGATCCGCGCTGTCTACATGAAGACCCTCAGGGAGATGATCGCGCAGAATCAGATGGAGGACATCAACCTCACCGTGCTCGGTTTCAGCATCTTCGGCATGATCAACTGGTTTTTCCGCTGGTACAAAGAGAGCGGTGAACTCAAGCCAGAGGAGATCGGGGATACGATTGTGAAGTTCATATTCAACGGCATCAGCAAGAAATAG
- a CDS encoding acetone carboxylase subunit gamma, whose amino-acid sequence MKIRITDALDIDLEKEMWCCNRCNRELVSARDNYKKGCLVRERTPEEIHEPLAKDAAYTYAPDPEWCRIIEFYCPQCGLMVENQYLPPGHPITHDIELDIDALKERHGIATGGGR is encoded by the coding sequence ATGAAGATCAGAATAACCGACGCGCTTGATATCGATCTCGAAAAGGAGATGTGGTGCTGCAACCGGTGCAACCGGGAGTTGGTCAGTGCCCGGGACAACTACAAGAAGGGCTGCCTGGTGCGGGAAAGAACACCCGAGGAGATCCACGAGCCTCTGGCGAAGGACGCCGCGTACACCTACGCCCCCGACCCCGAGTGGTGTCGAATCATAGAATTCTATTGTCCACAATGCGGCCTGATGGTCGAGAACCAGTATCTCCCGCCCGGCCATCCGATCACCCACGACATAGAACTGGATATCGATGCGCTGAAGGAGAGACACGGCATAGCGACAGGAGGGGGAAGATGA
- a CDS encoding AMP-binding protein produces the protein MSDSANMARERVQHALLERQAAKYGDRTFLYFNEKEYSFNDLNRMANRAASGFQKAGIEKGDKVAIIMDNSPEFLFVWFGLSKLGAIEVPLNTAHKGDILTYMADQSDSHMIVMNARYLDRVLPILGDLPKVETLVLLGGEADRPPAGGKRIVDWASLVDNDGLYEPADVVWSDPQIIMYTSGTTGPSKGSLLPQNYGIYMAECICDVTSYTEEDCLYNALPLFHGNAQVLSTLPAMLSGARMVLCERFSASRFWDDIGRYRCTEFNYIGGILPILYKADPRPDDADNPLRIMVGGGAPMDLFDAFEKRFGVTLLEGYGMSEIGIPLQNTIGRRKPGTCGRCRSDYTVKVVDDDQSEVGPNTPGEVLLRPLKPYCIFLEYYNMPEKTVEAWRDLWFHTGDYLYCDEDGYFHFVDRKKDALRRRGENISSYEVEKVINSHPSVLESAAVAVKSDLGEDEVMIVITLKPGKALSPEELMAYCQERMAYFMVPRYVRFMAAMPKTPTQRVQKNLLRDQGVTSDTWDREKAGYKVKR, from the coding sequence ATGTCTGATTCAGCAAATATGGCACGGGAGCGGGTACAGCACGCGCTCCTCGAGAGGCAGGCAGCGAAGTACGGAGATCGGACGTTCCTTTATTTCAACGAGAAGGAATACAGTTTCAACGATTTGAACCGGATGGCGAACCGCGCCGCTTCGGGGTTCCAGAAGGCGGGGATCGAGAAGGGAGACAAGGTCGCAATCATCATGGACAACTCGCCCGAGTTCCTGTTCGTCTGGTTCGGGCTCTCCAAGCTGGGTGCGATCGAGGTGCCGCTGAACACCGCGCACAAGGGCGACATTCTGACTTATATGGCGGACCAGTCCGACAGCCACATGATCGTCATGAATGCCCGTTACCTCGATCGGGTGCTGCCCATCCTCGGTGATCTGCCGAAGGTGGAGACGCTGGTCCTCCTGGGCGGAGAGGCTGATCGCCCCCCGGCAGGCGGGAAAAGGATCGTCGACTGGGCTTCGCTCGTAGACAACGATGGGCTCTACGAACCGGCGGACGTCGTCTGGTCGGACCCGCAGATCATCATGTACACCTCGGGGACCACGGGTCCGTCCAAAGGATCGCTTCTCCCGCAGAACTATGGCATCTACATGGCCGAATGCATCTGCGACGTCACCAGCTACACGGAAGAGGACTGCCTTTACAATGCCTTGCCGCTCTTTCACGGCAATGCCCAGGTCCTGTCCACCCTGCCGGCCATGCTGAGCGGGGCGCGCATGGTTTTGTGCGAACGGTTTTCAGCCTCCCGGTTCTGGGACGATATCGGGCGGTACCGCTGCACCGAGTTCAACTACATCGGCGGCATTCTGCCCATCCTGTACAAGGCGGATCCCAGGCCGGACGATGCGGACAACCCGCTGCGGATCATGGTCGGCGGCGGGGCGCCTATGGATCTCTTCGATGCCTTCGAAAAACGCTTCGGGGTGACCCTGCTCGAGGGGTACGGCATGAGCGAGATCGGCATCCCCCTTCAGAATACGATCGGCAGGCGCAAACCCGGGACGTGCGGCAGGTGCCGCTCCGACTACACCGTCAAGGTCGTGGACGACGATCAGAGCGAGGTGGGCCCCAACACCCCCGGCGAGGTGCTGCTGCGTCCGCTCAAGCCCTACTGCATCTTCCTCGAGTATTACAACATGCCCGAGAAGACGGTGGAGGCGTGGCGGGATCTCTGGTTTCACACGGGTGACTACCTCTACTGCGATGAAGACGGATATTTCCATTTCGTGGACCGCAAAAAGGACGCCTTGAGAAGAAGGGGAGAGAACATCTCTTCCTATGAGGTCGAAAAGGTGATCAATTCCCACCCCTCCGTCCTCGAATCCGCTGCCGTGGCGGTCAAGTCGGACCTGGGCGAGGACGAGGTCATGATCGTGATCACCTTGAAGCCGGGGAAAGCGCTTTCTCCCGAGGAGCTGATGGCCTATTGCCAGGAGCGGATGGCGTACTTCATGGTCCCACGCTACGTGCGCTTCATGGCGGCGATGCCGAAGACCCCGACGCAGCGCGTTCAGAAGAATCTGCTGCGGGATCAGGGGGTGACGTCGGATACCTGGGACAGGGAGAAGGCCGGGTACAAAGTCAAACGGTGA
- a CDS encoding hydantoinase/oxoprolinase family protein, giving the protein MGYTIDIDTGGTFTDGFFMGGGRVNTVKVPTTPHDLTVCLMNSIRSGAESFQIGVEDLLAQTDVIRFSSTIGTNTLIERNGTKIGLLVSRGREEGLEVVNEEDDSPLVYPEMIRSLKGEVDEEGNEKADLDREEVLRSAQELLDQGARCLVVCLGNSVYNPAHERRVRSWIKEEYPRDYLGSVPVFLASDVSQLPGDQERVNTAVFNAYIHARLVKFLYKAGEDLRKRFYSRPLLIVHATGGVARVSKTRAINTYNSGPAAGLMGVAALARLYNAPKLVSGDMGGTSFDMGIVMNGQPNFTLKPDVEGLALSTPMVAIKAIGAGGGSIASVRKGRLQVGPQSAGALPGPACFGLGGTNATVTDADIVLGCIDPANYLGGKMQLDAQKAFEAIENRVASPTGKSVLEAALAIRDTVDATMGVQLKATADSIRPDLDPVLVIYGGAGSAHCCGLARHAGIRKIIAPRYASVFSACSLSSMDIWHIYSRRLGHWIKENGRMSTGSEISRVLEEMHAGAARDMRGEGFDESDVRYSVEFFLSSGDDTPEGRIRIRGLDWEAGMAETLQKQAPRFSEAESVFSPVVFLHATAAIPHYEITEQQPGARDPSPARMGTREVCWSEDGFVETPIYERGKLTPGNVVEGPAIVEAVDTTYVVREGWTYTVDAYCNGIFEEATA; this is encoded by the coding sequence ATGGGATACACGATCGATATTGACACGGGAGGTACGTTTACGGATGGATTTTTTATGGGGGGCGGCAGAGTCAACACGGTCAAAGTGCCGACGACACCTCATGATCTTACCGTCTGCCTGATGAATAGTATCAGATCAGGAGCCGAGTCCTTCCAGATCGGAGTCGAAGATCTCCTGGCGCAGACGGACGTGATTCGATTTTCATCCACCATCGGCACGAATACCCTGATCGAAAGGAATGGGACCAAGATCGGCTTGCTGGTGAGCCGGGGCCGGGAGGAGGGTCTCGAGGTGGTGAACGAGGAGGATGATTCGCCCCTCGTTTACCCGGAGATGATCCGAAGCCTGAAAGGGGAGGTCGATGAAGAAGGGAACGAGAAGGCGGACCTCGACCGGGAGGAGGTGCTGAGATCGGCCCAGGAACTGCTCGATCAGGGTGCCCGATGCCTCGTTGTCTGTCTGGGGAACTCGGTCTACAACCCCGCTCACGAACGCCGGGTGCGCAGCTGGATCAAGGAGGAATACCCGCGGGATTACCTCGGATCGGTGCCGGTGTTTCTCGCATCCGATGTCAGCCAGCTGCCCGGTGACCAGGAGCGGGTCAACACCGCCGTGTTCAATGCCTACATCCACGCCCGGCTCGTCAAATTCCTCTACAAGGCCGGGGAGGACCTGCGCAAGCGGTTCTACAGCCGCCCCCTGCTGATCGTGCATGCCACGGGCGGCGTTGCCCGGGTGTCCAAGACGAGGGCGATCAACACCTACAACTCCGGGCCCGCCGCGGGCCTCATGGGCGTCGCGGCGCTCGCGCGGCTCTACAACGCCCCGAAGCTCGTCTCCGGCGATATGGGCGGCACCTCCTTCGACATGGGCATCGTGATGAACGGACAGCCCAACTTCACCCTGAAGCCGGATGTGGAGGGCCTTGCCCTCAGCACGCCAATGGTCGCCATCAAGGCCATCGGGGCGGGCGGAGGGTCCATTGCGAGCGTGCGCAAAGGGCGTCTTCAGGTGGGCCCCCAGTCGGCGGGCGCGCTTCCGGGCCCCGCCTGCTTCGGCCTCGGGGGGACGAACGCGACGGTGACCGACGCGGACATCGTCCTGGGATGCATTGATCCGGCCAACTATCTCGGCGGCAAGATGCAGCTCGATGCCCAAAAGGCTTTCGAAGCGATCGAAAACAGGGTGGCCTCCCCAACCGGCAAGAGCGTGCTCGAAGCGGCGTTGGCGATCAGGGACACCGTGGATGCGACCATGGGGGTGCAGTTGAAGGCGACGGCCGATTCAATCCGCCCCGATCTCGATCCGGTCCTCGTCATCTACGGCGGCGCGGGTTCGGCCCATTGCTGCGGCCTCGCCAGGCACGCGGGCATCCGGAAGATCATCGCGCCACGGTATGCCTCCGTCTTCTCGGCGTGTTCGCTCTCCAGCATGGACATCTGGCACATCTACTCGCGGCGCCTCGGGCACTGGATCAAAGAGAACGGGAGGATGAGCACGGGGAGTGAAATCAGCCGGGTCCTCGAGGAGATGCACGCCGGCGCGGCACGCGACATGCGGGGAGAGGGGTTCGACGAATCGGACGTGCGCTACAGCGTGGAGTTCTTCTTGAGTTCCGGGGATGACACGCCCGAGGGCCGGATCCGGATCAGGGGGCTCGACTGGGAGGCCGGAATGGCGGAGACCCTCCAAAAACAGGCGCCCAGGTTCTCGGAGGCCGAAAGCGTTTTTTCGCCTGTCGTTTTTCTCCACGCCACCGCGGCGATCCCCCACTACGAGATCACGGAGCAGCAGCCGGGCGCGCGGGATCCTTCTCCGGCCCGCATGGGCACGCGAGAGGTCTGTTGGAGCGAGGATGGGTTCGTCGAGACGCCCATCTACGAGAGGGGCAAACTGACGCCCGGAAATGTGGTCGAAGGGCCGGCGATCGTCGAGGCCGTCGATACGACCTACGTGGTGAGGGAGGGTTGGACCTACACGGTGGATGCCTACTGCAACGGGATTTTCGAGGAGGCGACAGCATGA
- a CDS encoding thiolase family protein produces the protein MREVDIIGVGMTRFGKHLETSFMDLATLPILEAMKDGGIRPAEIEAGFCSYALAGDLHGVITGGQTIFWQAGISRIPIINVENACCSGSSALYLAWTGVASGLYDVALVVGAEKMVVPNFGLLGGGDTELDILEGLVTPASFAMRAQRHMLQYGTTAEQLAQVAVKNRLHAGLNPLSQFREPITVEDVLNAPMIADPLTRLSCCPNADGAAAVILCAGTRAKHYRSDPIRLAASVLRTGSYQNPLDLVPWETDYRTCKAAYEQAGLGPEDLDGAECHDAFTIAEIMHYEAMGLCPAGEGGRLVESGATRLGGRIPVNTSGGLLSKGHPVGATGVAQVVEGVRQLRGEAGERQIPDAKVFLAQCMGGDKDADARTCTVNVLTR, from the coding sequence ATGAGAGAGGTCGATATCATCGGCGTCGGGATGACGCGTTTCGGTAAACACCTGGAAACGTCGTTCATGGATCTGGCCACCCTGCCGATACTGGAGGCGATGAAAGACGGCGGCATCCGGCCCGCGGAGATCGAAGCGGGTTTCTGCTCGTATGCGCTTGCCGGGGATCTGCACGGGGTGATCACCGGCGGGCAGACGATCTTCTGGCAGGCGGGGATCAGCCGCATCCCCATCATCAATGTCGAGAACGCGTGCTGCTCCGGTTCATCGGCCCTCTATCTGGCCTGGACGGGTGTGGCCTCGGGGCTTTACGACGTCGCCCTCGTGGTCGGCGCGGAAAAGATGGTCGTCCCGAATTTCGGGCTGCTCGGGGGCGGGGACACCGAACTGGATATCCTGGAGGGGCTTGTCACGCCGGCCAGCTTCGCCATGAGGGCCCAGCGCCACATGTTGCAGTATGGAACGACGGCCGAGCAGTTGGCGCAGGTAGCAGTGAAGAATCGCCTCCACGCGGGGCTCAACCCTCTCTCGCAGTTCAGGGAGCCGATAACGGTGGAAGACGTTCTCAACGCACCGATGATAGCCGACCCCCTGACGCGGCTCAGCTGCTGCCCCAATGCCGACGGGGCTGCGGCGGTCATCCTGTGCGCCGGCACCAGGGCGAAGCACTATCGTTCCGATCCGATCCGCCTTGCGGCCTCTGTTTTGAGGACCGGCAGTTATCAAAACCCGCTCGACCTCGTGCCGTGGGAGACGGATTACCGCACGTGCAAGGCCGCCTACGAGCAGGCGGGTCTCGGGCCCGAGGACCTGGACGGGGCCGAGTGCCACGACGCCTTCACGATCGCCGAGATTATGCATTACGAAGCGATGGGGCTCTGCCCCGCTGGCGAAGGGGGGCGTCTGGTGGAATCCGGCGCCACACGCCTCGGTGGACGCATCCCGGTCAACACCTCGGGCGGGCTTCTCAGCAAGGGCCATCCGGTCGGGGCGACGGGGGTGGCCCAGGTGGTCGAAGGGGTGCGGCAGTTGAGGGGCGAGGCCGGGGAGCGCCAGATACCGGATGCAAAGGTCTTTCTCGCCCAGTGCATGGGGGGCGACAAGGACGCGGATGCGAGGACCTGTACGGTCAATGTCCTTACACGGTGA